AATTTTCCATTAAATTTAGCAAAATTACCAATCATAGCATTATCAAAACTGGCATTGCTTATTTGTACATTCGTTTGAATTAAAGAATTTGTTATGGTAGCATTTTCAATAATACTATTTTCACCTACAGAAACATAAGGCCCGATTTTAGTATTCTTCAATACTACATTTTTTCCTACGTAACAAGGCTGAATAATTTCTGAATTTTCCAATACAACATCATCAGAAACCAAATTATTTCCATCAGCAGCTTCAAACCCTAGTACTTGTTTGTTAGTATCAACAGTTGGATCTTTTTTACCACAGTCCATCCACGCATCTACTTTACCGGGTATAAATTTAGCACCTTGTTGCTTTAAAGATTCTAAAACATTTGTTAATTGATATTCATTGTTTTCTTTTAAATCATTATCAATCAAATACTGAATCTCTTCTTTAACTTTATCTCCGTCTTTAAAGTAATAGATTCCAATAATTGCTAAATCAGAAACAAATTCTTTAGGTTTTTCAACAAAATCTGTAATGAATCCGTTCTCTAATTTTACAACACCAAAAGCACTTGGATCTTCAACTTGTTTTACCCAAATAGCTCCATCAGCATTTGTATCTAAAGTAAAATCAGCTTTAAATAAAGTGTCAGCATAAGCCACAACACAAGGTCCGCTTAAAGATTCCTTAGCGCAATAAATAGCATGAGCAGTTCCTAGAGCTTCTTCTTGAACATAAACCGAACCTTTTGCTCCTAAATTATTAGCAATTTCGATTAGTTTTTGTTTAGTATCAGAAGGAAAACCTTTTTTAGCAGGTCCGATAACAAAAGCGATTTCTTCTATTTGTTGATCAATTACTTTGCTAATATCTTCAACTAAACGTTGTACAATAGTTTTTCCAGCAATAACAGTTAAAGGTTTTGGAGTGGTAAGAGTATGAGGGCGTAAGCGTGAGCCAACACCAGCCATAGGAACAATAATCTTCATTTAATTCTTCTAGTTTTTTACTATCGCAATATACTATATTAATTTTTTTGATGTAAGGGTTAAATTCCCTTAGGAATAGCACTTATTAGCGTCTTAGTATATTCTTTTTTTGGATTAGTGTAAATTTCATCTGCATCTCCAATTTCTTCAATTTGTCCAGCATTCATAACAATAAGTTGATCAGACATATATTTTACTACCGAAAGGTCATGAGATATAAAAATGTAAGTGAAATTGTATTTCAATTTTAACTCGTTTAATAGATTTAAAATTTGAGCTTGAATAGAAACATCTAAAGCGGAAACAGATTCGTCGCAAATTAATAATTTAGGTTGTAAGGCAATTGCTCTAGCGATTCCAATTCTTTGACGTTGTCCACCAGAAAATTCATGTGGATATCTATCATAATGAGTTACATCTAAACCAACATTTTTAAAAAGCTCTAAAACATAATCTTTTCTTTCTTTTTTATGAGATAGAATTTTATGAACTGTCATTGGTTCTAAAATTGCTTCACCGACTGTTTTTCTTGGATTTAATGAGGAAAAAGGATCTTGAAAGATAATTTGAATATCCTTTCTCATTAGTTTTAATTCTTTTGTGTTGAGTTTAGTAATATCTTTTCCTTGATAAAAAATCTCACCATTTGTAGCTTTTTCTAATTGTAAAATAGTTCTAACTAAAGTGGATTTTCCACAGCCAGATTCTCCTACTAAACCTAATGTTTCACCTTGGTATAAAGAAAAAGAAACATCATTTACAGCTTTAACAACATTTGGTTTTGTAAATAAAAATGATTTTGAAATGAATTCTTTTTTAAGATTTTTAACTTCTAAAAAAGGAGTAGTACTGTAAATTTTTTCATGATATACTTTTCTTTCTTCCTTTGAAAAAACACTGTTTTCCACTGTTTCGTTGATAAAGTCTTTTACCGTTGGCAACTTTTTTAAACGTACATTTTCTTTGGGTTTAGAGTTGATTAATGCTTTAGTGTAATTTTCTTTCGGGTTTTTGAATACTGAAGTAGTATTTCCATATTCTACAATCTCTCCTTTATACATAACAAGAACATCATCTGCAATCTCAGAAACTAAATTCAAGTCATGTGAAATAAAAAGAATACTCATTTGAGTTTCTAGTTGTAAGTTTTTTAAAAGTAAGATAATTTCTTTTTGAACAGTAACGTCTAAAGCGGTTGTAGGTTCATCAGCAATTAGTAATTTAGGTTTACATGCAATTGCCATAGCAATCATTACTCTTTGTTTTTGACCACCACTTATTTCATGCGGAAAGCTGTCGTAAATATGTTTTGGTCTTGGTAATTTTACTTTTTCGAATAAAGAAGTAACTTCTTCTCTTATTTCTTGTTTAGATAATTTTGTGTGTATTGATAAAATCTCTGCAACTTGTTTACCACATGTTATTGTGGGATTTAAAGAACTCATAGGTTCTTGAAAAATCATAGAAATTTCTTTTCCTCGGTATTTTTGAAATTCTTTTTCAGATAATGAGAATAATTCAGTATCTAAAAAGTTAATTTTACCTGAAACTTTTGCAGTTTTAGGTAGTAATCCAATTAATGCTAAAGAAGTTAACGATTTTCCACTTCCACTTTCACCAACAATTCCTAAAATAGAATTAGATTTAATTTTAAAGTTAAGATTGTTAATTACTTTAATTCCTTTGAATGAAATTGAAAAATCCTTAAATATTACCATAAAAAAGCTTTTAAAAATATTGTATTGTCAAAATTTTGGGTATAACTCTATCTATTTTAAATAATTAACCTTGTTTTTTTTGGATTAAAATAAAAAAAAATTATATTTGGCCCACTATTAACAAAATTTTAAGGTTTTGGTTAAGTCTTTTTAACTCAAATTCCTTATACTTTATAACCCTTCAAAAAATGAAAAACAATTACTTACCAAAGTTATTGCTTTTCGCTGGATTGTTGTCTTTTGGATTACAATCTAATGCACAAAACGAAAAGCAAATTAATGAAATTAGAAGCCAGTACGATCTGTCTAAACTTCAAACAATAGAGAAATCTATTGAAACAAGAGAAAACTCTCAAAGAAAGGAAGCTGTTAGAATAGCGAAACAAAAAGGTTGGAAAACTTCTTTCACAACTAAAGATGGTAGATTTTTACAACTACAAAGAATTGTAGACGATGTACCTGTTTACCTTACTACTTTTAATGTAGATGCAGCTAGATCTACTAGAACAAATCACTTAAATAATGGAGGTTCTTTAGGCTTAAACCTAATGGGACAAGGTATGACTGCTCACGTTTGGGATGGTGGTATTGCTAGAGCTTCTCACCAAGAATATGATGGAGCAGGAGGAAATAACCGTTTTTCTATCGGTGATGGAAGTACAAATTTAAATTTTCATGCAGCTCACGTAACAGGAACAATTATTGCTTCTGGTGTACAGGCAGATGCAAAAGGTATGGCTCCTCACGCTAAAGCTGTTGGATATTTCTGGGACAATGATCAATCAGAAGCAACAAATGCTGCTGCAAATGGAATGTTAGTTTCTAACCATTCATACGGTTTTGCAGCAAGAAATCCTAATACTGGTCAAGTTCAATTACCTCAATATTTCTTTGGTGGTTACATAGATGAATCTCGTGCTTGGGATCAAATTATGTTTAATGCACCAAATTATTTAATGGTAGTTGCTGCAGGTAATGACGGAAACGATAACACAGCAAATTCAAATCCAACAGGAGGTTCTGGTTGGGATAAATTAACAGGTCACTCAACTTCAAAGAACAATTTAGTAGTGGCAAATGCTCAAGATGCAAATGTAGATGCAAGTGGAAATTTAATTTCAGTATCTATAAATAGTTCAAGTAGTGAAGGTCCTACAGATGATTTCCGTATTAAGCCAGATATTACTGGTAACGGTACAGGAGTATATTCTACTTACCATAATAGTAATACTGCTTATAATTCTATTACAGGTACGTCTATGGCTTCTCCAAACGTAGCTGGTTCAATGATATTATTACAACAGCATTATAATAATGTTAATGGTAATTTTATGAGAGCTGCAACTTTAAAAGGTTTAGCTCTTCACACTGCTGATGATGCTGGAGCTTCTGGTCCAGATGCTGTTTTCGGATGGGGACTTTTAAATGCTAAAAGAGCTGCTGAAACAATTACTGCTAATGGAGCAGCTTCTAAGATTGAAGAATTAACGTTAACTTCTGGTCAAACATATACAATTACTGTAGATTCAGACGGAACTAGTCCTTTATTGGCTTCAATTTCTTGGACTGATAGACCAGGTACTGCTGTAACTACAGTGAATTCTACTACACCTGTATTAGTAAATGATTTAGATATTAGAGTTTCTAAAGGAAGTTCTGAGTTTTTACCATATGAGTTAACCGGACCAACATCTAGTGCTAAAAGAGATAATAATGTAGATCCATTCGAAAGAGTAGACGTAGCAAACGCTTCAGGAACTTATACGATTACTGTAACACACAAAGGAAGTTTAACTGGTGGTAGTCAAGCTTTTTCTTTAATTGTAACAGGTGTTACTGGAACTCCTGCAGTTTGTAATGCAACTACTCCTACAGGAGTAAATGTAAATGGAGTTTCTCAATCAGGAGCTACAGTAAATTGGTCTGCTGTTGCAGGGACAACTTACGATGTTAGATATAGAGTTTCAGGAACTTCTTCTTGGACAACAACTGCGGTTTCAGGAACTTCTTTAGATTTATCAGGGTTATCTTCAGCTACTCAATATCAAGTACAAGTTCGTAGCAAATGTCCTGATGGAACAAATTCATCATATAGTTCATCAACTACATTTACAACAAATGCACCAGCTGCATGTCAATCTTTACCTTATAGTGAAAGCTTTGAAAGTAATGATGGTTGGACTCAAGTTGGAGGAGATGATGGAAACTGGTTAAGAGACAGCGGAGGAACTCCATCTAATACTACTGGACCAAGTTCTGGTGCTGATGGTTCTTTCTATATGTTCTTAGAAGCTTCTACTAATGGAAGTGCTGGTCAAATAGGAAATAATGCTACTGCAATTTTAGAAAGTGGATGTTTTGATTTATCAGGTAAATCTGCAGCAGAGTTTACTTTCCAAAACCATATGTATGGAACAGATATAGGAAGTTTAACAGTTCAGGCTTCGTCAAACGATGGTGCTTCTTGGACTGATATTTGGACGCAATCTGGTAACCAAGGAAATCAATGGAATAGTGTTTCTGTAGATTTAGCTAGTTACTTAGGTTCAACAATTAAATTAAGAATAGTAGGTAGAACAGGAAATGGATGGAGAAGTGATGTTGCTATTGATGACTTAGGATTAACTGCTACAGACGCAGGATCTGATACACAAGCACCTTCAGCTCCTTCTAACGTTCAAGCTCCTAGCGTTACACAAACTACAGCTACTATAAGCTGGTCGGCTTCTACAGATAATGTAGGTGTTACAGGTTATGAAGTTTTCCAAGGTTCTACAAGTTTAGGAACAGTTACAGGAACTTCAGCAAACTTAACAGGATTAACAGCTGATACTTCATACACAATTTCTGTAAGAGCTGGAGACGCTGCAGGAAATCAATCTGCTGCTGGTTCAGTAACATTTACAACTCAAAGTGATACACCAGCACCAGTATCTTATTGTGCATCTAGTGGTAATAGAACACAATTCGAATGGATTGATAACGTAGAATTAGGAGGAATTGCAAATGCAACAGGAGCAGGAAGTGGTTATTCAGACTTTACTTCTCAAGTTGGAACATTAGCAAGAGGAAGTTCTAATAGTATGATTGTAAGTGCAGGATTCTCTGGTCAGGCATACACAGAGTTCTGGGCTGTATGGATTGATTTCAACAGAAACGGAACATTTGAAGACAGTGAAAAAGTAGTTTCAGGATCTTCCTCAAGTGCAAATAATTTATCTGCTACTGTAGATGTACCTTCAAACGCTGTTTTAGGACAAACTAGAATGAGAGTATCAATGAAGTATAATGCTGCTCAAACGGCATGTGAGAACTTTGCTGATGGTGAAGTTGAAGATTACACAATAAATATTACAGCTTCTACAACAAGTTCTAATTTATTTACAACATTTAGTGATGCTGATGCGTTAGGTAATGAAGAAGCTATTAATGTGGCTGCATACCCGAACCCTGCAACTAGTTTTGTACAGGTTAATTTAACTTCTAAAGAAGGAACTTTAAGTTCTTATAAGATAGTTAATACAATTGGTCAAACTGTTCAGAATGGTGATTTAACTAATGGAAGAATTAATATTTCTAGCTTAAATTCAGGTATGTATATTTTAGAAGTTACTTACGGACCTAAAAAATTAAAAACTAAATTGGTTAAAAGATAAACCCTTCAATTATTTACAACCAATCATAAAGCTCAAACTTTTGTTTGAGCTTTTTTTTATTTAGTACAACAAAAAAACAGGATAAACCCCTGTTTTTCAGTTTTCAGTGGTATTTATTGAAAAAGATCGCTATCTTTAAATTGAAACTCTAGCTAACCTATGAGTATCTTTATTGGTATCCCCCTTCCTCAAGGATTAGATTGCTAATCGATGTGTAACCCCCAAACACAAGAGGACATGAAGAATACGTTCTTAACACTGCTGATGCTTCTTTCTTTAACATGCTTTCCGCAAGAAAGAAGAAAATGTCACTCAGACGAAAACTTTGAGTACAGAAAAACAAAGACCCCCGCGATTCAAGATAACTTGGATCGAATTGAGAATTTTACTCAAATGAGAATACAGCAATTGGAAAAGCTCCACAGTAGAATGGAACAAAAGCTTATCACTATTCCAGTTGTAGTACATATTATCTACAGTAACGACTTAGAAAATATTAGTGATGATCAAGTTCAATCTCAAATTGATGTATTGAACGAAGATTTTCGAAAAACGAATCCCTACGTTACGGACAAATGGCCGCAGGCTGCTGACACTAAGATTCAGTTTCGCTTGGCTTCAGTCGATCCGAATGGTAATTCTACTAAAGGAATTACAAGAAAATCAACAACAAAAGAATCTTGGGGAGCCCAAGATCAAATGAAAGATTCAAAATCTGGTGGAGTAGATCCATGGAATACCGCTGAGTATTTAAACATATGGGTTTGTAACATTGGAAATGGAATATTAGGATACGCGCAATATCCAGGAGGAAAACCTTCAACAGATGGCGTGGTAATTAATCCGAAGTATTTTGGATCTTCAGACAAAGGATCAAACTTCTATTTAAGTGCACCTTTTGATAAAGGAAGAACAACTACGCACGAAATAGGTCATTTTTTAAATTTACGCCACATTTGGGGTAATAGTAGAGGTTGTGGTACTGACGATTTAGTTAGTGATACACCCGAATCTAATGGACCAAATTATGGCTGCCAACATGGAACAGTTTCTTGTGGATCTGAAGACATGATTGAGAATTTTATGGATTATTCAGATGATACTTGTATGAGTATTTTCACATCTGGACAAAGCGCTAGAATGCATGCAATATTAATGGAAGGAGGATTCAGACATGAGCTAGCTACATCTAATAAATTTGACTCGATTGTTAACGATCTTACAACGCCTGAAGGAATTGTAGTTTCTGATGTACAAACATGTGAAGCTCATATTTCTTGGGATGAAATTGAAGGTGTTTCTTATGATATTAGATATAGAATTTTAGGTTCTGAAACTTGGAACCAAACTTCTGTATTAGGAACTTCTATTGTTTTAAATGAATTATCTGATGATTCTGAATATGAAGTTAAAGTAAGAAGTACAAGTGAGTCTGGTGAATCTTTATACAGTTCATGTGTAAAATTTAACACACTAATTAAAGATCCATATTGTGAATCTAAAGCTACTAATGTGCAAGAGTTATATTTAGGGACTGTAACTTTAGGCAACATCAATAATACTTCTGATGGAGGTAATGGATATTCTAGTTTTGTTTCTCAGTCTACAAAAGTACTTAAAACACATGCTGTGAATTTTGAACTTACACCTGTTTGGACTGGAGGTATTAATTATGAAACAGGTTATTCAATTTTTGTAGATTACAATCAGGATAATGATTTTGATGACGAAGGTGAAACAGTATTTATTCAGAGTATGGTTACTGATCCTTTTGTTAAAGGAAGTTTTATAATACCGCATCACGCCTTAGAAGGTGATACAAGAATGCGAATAGCTGTAAAGTATGATGGTATTCCAAAAGAATGCGAAGTTTTTGAATATGGTGAAGTAGAGGACTATACATTAAAAATACTAGCTGCAGATCATGATACCCATGAACCTACAGCTCCAGAAAATTTACATGCTTCAGAAATTAAAGAAACAGCAATTACTTTGAGTTGGGATAACGCGATAGATGATGTTAATGTAGAAGGTTATGATGTTTTTATTGACGATAAATTTTTTGATTACATCACAACAGCTAGTATTGAAATTCCCAATCTTGATTTAGCAACAGAATACAAATTATCTGTAAGAACAGTAGATTGTTCAGGTAATGAATCTGATTTCTCTAATATTTCAGTAACTACAATAGGAGAAGCAATATCATACTGTCAATCTAGAGGAGAAAGTGTTGCTTATGAATGGATAGACAAAGTTGAAATTGGTGAAATTTCCAATGAAAGTTCTAACGACAAAGGATATGGAGATTATACAGCTTTAACAGCTAATGTAATAAAAGGGAGTCAAACTCCAATCGTTGTAAGCTCCGGTTTTTTGAACTTTAGCTATACTGAATTTTGGACAGTTTGGATCGATTTTAATCAAGATGGTTCTTTTGACGACGAAGAAAGAGTACTTGAAGGTTCTTCATCAGATGAGAGCGATTTATATGGAATTATTGATATTCCAACTAATGCACTACTTGGAAAAACCAGAATGCGAGTAGCTATGAAGTATAATACTAAAGCTTTAGCATGCGAATCCTTTTCTGAAGGAGAAGTAGAAGATTACACTCTAAATATAGTTGACTTAGATAATGCTCAAAACTTGAAAGAAGCTGACATTTCAAATGCTAATATCCTTGGAAATGAAGAAGAGTTTAATGTTACAGCTAGTCCAAATCCAGCAACAGATATTTTAGATATCAAAATACAAGATCACAAGCGAAACCAAATGGTATCATACACCATAGTAAATAATATGGGACAAATTGTTCAGCGAAATAACTTAAATAGCTTTAAACTCGATGTTTCTAAACTCAATTTTGGAGTTTATATTCTAGAGGTATACGATGGACAGAAAAAATTTCAAACCAAAATAGTTAAGAGATAATCCCCTTTTTTAATTATTTGTTAGAAAGCCTAAGCAAACGCTTAGGCTTTCGTTTTTCATGAAATTTCTTAACATACTTTAAGAATTGTTATAAAATATTTAAATAATAGAGTTATTGTTTGTTTATTTTAGGTTGAAAATATATTTTCGGTTTCCCTTTTCTTAAAAAACACATCATAAGTTTTCGAATTCGATAATGAATTAAGTTTTTTTTGAAATAAAAACGGAACATATAAAAATCTGAGTCAGTTGTATTGGAATATTTAATAGACACTAACAGTTTATCAAAGATTGTAAGTGTGTAATTCAATGTGGAATTATTTTAGAAACAATAAATAGTAGAGTTGAAAGTTTAATATCACATGAAATTACAAATACAACAGAATTAAGTAAATGTATCTAAATTGAATTAAGACATTTATGTTTTAGAGGTTAATGATGGTCGAAAATCATTTTGTTACCAATTTGGTAAAAGAATAAAGCATGAATAATCCCCTATATTGTTAACTAAGCCCAAGTATAAACTTGGGCTTAGTTTTTGTTTGTTTTTTCTTTTTTTTAACTTTTTTAGTGTTATTTGCGTAATAAATTAACGTTATATGTTTTTTTTATTTATAAAAGTGTTATTTTTGATATACAAAACATTTGTGATCAAGTAACTTCCATCACTTCACAAACTTGATTACATTTTTAAACCATTAAACCCTTTAAAAACAATGAAAAAAATTACTTTTTTGTTTCTTTTTGTTGCTGGAATACTATTTGCGCAACAAGGAAGAACTTGCCATACTATGGAAAATCTAGAGTATAGGCAATCTCAAGATCCTCAATTGAAAGAACGAATGAATAATATCGAAAAGTTTACTCAAAACAAACTCGATTTAATTTCAAAAGGATTGTATAAAGTAGACGGACAAATCATTACAATTCCAGTAGTAGTTCATGTAGTTTACAATACAGCACAACAAAATATTAGTGATGCCCAAGTATTGTCTCAAATAGAAGTATTAAACGAAGATTTCAGAAGAACAAATTCAGATGCCAATAACAAATGGTCTCAAGCGGCAGACATTCAAGTAGAATTTAAATTAGCTACTATAGATCCTAACGGAAATCCAACTAATGGAATTACTAGAACATCTACATCAGTAACATCGTGGAGCAGTAACGATAATATTAAAAGATCTTCTAGAGGAGGAAAAGATCCATGGAATACTTCAGAGTATTTAAATATGTGGGTAGGTAACCTAGGAGGAGGACTACTTGGTTACGCTCAGTTTCCTGGAGGAAATGCATCTACCGATGGAGTTGTAATGGGTACTCAATTTTTTGGGAGTTCAGATAAAGGTTCTGGATTTTTCTTATCAGCGCCTTTTGATAAAGGAAGAACAACTACTCACGAAGTAGGTCACTTTTTAAATTTACGTCATATTTGGGGTGACGGAGGATGTGGAGTTGATGATTTCGTTTCAGATACACCAAATTCAGATTCACCAACTTCTGGATGTCCAGGAAACAAAACAACTTGTGGTAGTTTAGATATGGTTGAAAACTATATGGATTATTCAGATGATGCATGTATGAATCTATTTACACAAGGTCAAAAAAATAGAATGAGAGCTGTTTTAGAATCAGGAGGAGCTAGAAGAAGTTTAGCTTTATCAGATAAATTTGGCTCTGGTGGTGGAGGTCCAGATCCAGTAACATGTTCCTCTACAATAAATTCTTTTCCGTACGGAGAGAGTTTTGAATCTAACGACGGCTGGACACAAGTTACTGGTGATGATGGGAACTGGGTAAGAGATGCAAACGGTACTCCTTCTAATGGAACAGGACCTAGCGCTGGAGCAGATGGAAGTTTTTACATGTTTTTAGAAGCGTCTACAAATGGAAGTACAGGTCAAATAGGTTCTAATGCTTCTGCAATTTTACAAAGTCCTTGTTTTGATCTTAGTGGATTATCTTCTGCTAATTTCTCTTTTAGTAATCACATGTTTGGTACAAGTGTAGGTTCATTAACTTTAGAAGCTTCTATTGATGGAACTTCATGGACTAGCTTATGGACACAAACAGGAAATCAAGGTAATCAATGGAATAACGTGTCAGTAGACTTAAACACATATCTAAATCAGACAGAATTAAAACTACGTTTTGTAGGAACTACAGGAACGAGTTGGTCTAGTGACATAGCTATTGATAATTTAACATTAACAACCGGAACTGGTGGTGGAAATCCGGATCCTGGATGTGCTTCACTAAACTTTAATGATTTTACACTGAATTCATTTTCTAACCAAGATTCAGCAGGTAATGCTTCTGTTGGAGGAAGTGGAAACTCATTAACTTTAACAAACAATACTTGGAAATATATTGATCTAAATTATACTGTAACTCCAAATACTGTCATTGAATTTGATTTTAGTAGTACTTCACAAGGAGAGATTCATGGAATAGGTTTTGAAGATGATAATTCATTAACATCAAGTAGATATTTTAAAGTTCATGGAACACAAAATTATGGTATAACTAACTTTGATAATTATACTAGCGGAACAACTACATATATAATTCCAGTTGGAGATTCATACACAGGAAGTATGGATCGTTTAGTGTTTATTAATGATAACGATGCTGGTTCTGGAAACAATTCTACATTTTCTAATGTAAAGATTTATGAAACTTCTTGCTCTTCATCTAGAACAGTGGTAGAGTTTGGAGCAAGAATCGATGTATTAGGAGATCAAGATGAAAATATATTAACAACATTAAAGTTAGCTCCAAATCCAGTATCTAAAGGAAGTAAGCTAGAAATAATAACTCCTGATAATTCAGATTTATCAAAGGTAAATTACCAAGTAATTAATATGCTAGGTCAAATAGTAAAGAAAGGAAATTTAAGTAATCGTATCATTAATACAAATACATTAACTCCTGGAGTATATATTTTGAATCTAAATAACAAATTTACAGGAACTAAAGAACGATTTATTATTAGATAATTGTTATCTATTTTTTGAAGTAAAAGAGGTCGTTTTTTAAACGACCTCTTTGTTTTTATCGCTACTGAAATCATTACATTTGTCTTTTATTTAGAAATTCATGAATTACCTTACTGTAGAAAATATTTCCAAAGCTTATGGAGAGCGCGTTTTGTTTGAAGATTTATCTTTTGGAATTAATAAAGATCAGAAAATAGCTTTTGTAGCTAAAAACGGAAGCGGTAAAACATCAATTTTAAACATTGTTGCAGGAAAAGATACGCCAGATTCAGGTCAGGTTATCAGTAGAAAAGGAATTCATATAGCATACTTATCTCAAGAACATAATTTTGATGCAAATCAAACAATAGAAGAAACAATTTTCGCTACAGAAAATAAAATTCTTCCAATTATTCAGCAGTATGAAGCAGCGTTACAAAATCCAGATGATGCCGAAGCGTATCAAAAAGCATTTGATTTAATGGATCAACACAATGCGTGGGATTTTGAAACACAGTATAAGCAAATCTTATCGAAACTAAAGTTAGATAATCTGCAACAAAAAGTAGGTTCACTTTCTGGAGGACAACGTAAACGTTTAGCTTTAGCAATTATCTTAATTAATAAACCAGATTTATTAATCTTAGATGAGCCAACCAACCATTTAGATTTAGAAA
This genomic stretch from Tenacibaculum jejuense harbors:
- a CDS encoding M43 family zinc metalloprotease, which gives rise to MKKITFLFLFVAGILFAQQGRTCHTMENLEYRQSQDPQLKERMNNIEKFTQNKLDLISKGLYKVDGQIITIPVVVHVVYNTAQQNISDAQVLSQIEVLNEDFRRTNSDANNKWSQAADIQVEFKLATIDPNGNPTNGITRTSTSVTSWSSNDNIKRSSRGGKDPWNTSEYLNMWVGNLGGGLLGYAQFPGGNASTDGVVMGTQFFGSSDKGSGFFLSAPFDKGRTTTHEVGHFLNLRHIWGDGGCGVDDFVSDTPNSDSPTSGCPGNKTTCGSLDMVENYMDYSDDACMNLFTQGQKNRMRAVLESGGARRSLALSDKFGSGGGGPDPVTCSSTINSFPYGESFESNDGWTQVTGDDGNWVRDANGTPSNGTGPSAGADGSFYMFLEASTNGSTGQIGSNASAILQSPCFDLSGLSSANFSFSNHMFGTSVGSLTLEASIDGTSWTSLWTQTGNQGNQWNNVSVDLNTYLNQTELKLRFVGTTGTSWSSDIAIDNLTLTTGTGGGNPDPGCASLNFNDFTLNSFSNQDSAGNASVGGSGNSLTLTNNTWKYIDLNYTVTPNTVIEFDFSSTSQGEIHGIGFEDDNSLTSSRYFKVHGTQNYGITNFDNYTSGTTTYIIPVGDSYTGSMDRLVFINDNDAGSGNNSTFSNVKIYETSCSSSRTVVEFGARIDVLGDQDENILTTLKLAPNPVSKGSKLEIITPDNSDLSKVNYQVINMLGQIVKKGNLSNRIINTNTLTPGVYILNLNNKFTGTKERFIIR